The Panicum virgatum strain AP13 chromosome 3N, P.virgatum_v5, whole genome shotgun sequence genome includes the window CGGCGGGAGCGGGAGGGGaggatggcggcgcggcggatccagcggcggccggagcgggagcggcgttcggagcaggggcggcgaggCGTGCGGGCTAGGGGAGCGAGGAGAAGGGTGGTAGGGAGGATAAGGATGGACTGGGACCCACGTGAGCCTAGAAATGCTTACATTGTGATAAAAATTTTGAATGCTTGGAATGCTTACATATTGGGACGGATGGAGTATTTAGTGTGCTGATGTGGAagtaagagagaaaaaaaagactaTTTGATACTATTAGATCCATATGCTTCTCTCACATATTCTTGAATTATGTTAAATAGATCAGCTATTTGTTTATCACTAGTGactactctttttttttgtcacatcaaatttagctagctagctaaataCCTGGTATTGCGGACGCCCTACACAACGTGCTCCGGCGACGGGTTGGCGCCGTCGTGGACTCGTGGTGGCAGCCTCACATGCCCCTGGCGCTTTTCCAAACGCTTGCTCGTGTGTACCCCtctgtcccaaaataaatgtaaTTCTTTGACTCTTAGAAACTGTGTTTGACCGCTCGtcttattcaattttttttacaaatattatCACTTTTTGTTATGACTTATTACATCACTAATgatattttaataatattttatttatcttataatttacataaaaatttgaataagacgagcagTCAAATATAGTTTCTAAAGATCAAAGAATTGCGTTTATTTTAAGACAGTGGCAGTACAATCTTCGCCACTCCGTTCTGCCGGCGGCCCGGCGCTTCGGCCTCGGGCTCCGTAACCCTTTTGCCCTAACAGCAGTGCCCATCGTGACGCTAGGCGCTTGTCTTGCCCTCCTCGGATCCGAGTCcgaggccgtgtttggatgaatCCAcgaaaacttttgcactaaaagACGAATGCCCGCATGCAGTAAtagatgaagtctatttgcaaaatcttttaaggaatgggtgtaacttttcgagacgaatctaatgagtcaagttctatcatgattggctacagtgatgctacagtaaccgcgctcaatcatcctctgatcgtgcggtcaaaggccttattagctagagcaactgctacagtaccatagttgtggaggtaattttgtaattagactttatttaatactcctaattagtgatcaacgcatcgtttctctctcatcaaaataTTTTCACTCCACAACCAAACATGACCCGAGGCaggctgctgcagcctgcagaccGGAGCCGCTTGCAGTTGCAGGCTTTGCAGCTCGCTTGCTTGATCCACTCGCAATGCCCTCGTTTGGTTCCAAGCGCTAGGATCATAGGGCGCTTCTTCTAGTCTCCGCATGAAAGACTAAAtaaaaatctatttacaaattttttttagagatgagtgtaatttttcacgacgaatctaatgactgtaattaatcgatgatttgctacagtgatgctacagtaaccaccatcaaatcgcgcggtcaaaggtctcattagattcttcagggtcactagcgcggggattctaaagttggttttgtaaatgtCACAATTGACTGACACACTGTAAACCATCCAATGGCAGAAGCTCGGCGCAGGGCACGATCAAATCGGCGAGCTGTGGCCGGGCGTCTGAAACTCCGAATCTGCCGCGATGGATCCAGTCAATTGGAAAACGTTATCCGTGGCTTCTGCTGTCAGGTCCGGGCAGGGCCATGTGTGGtcttgtttggcatttttcaaaatttgcgtttttcgaaaaaaaaatatcGCATGcataaaatactaaatgaaatctatttgtaaaatctttttagagatggatgtaatttttcgcgaagaatctaatgacagtaattaatcgaggatttgctacagtgatgctacagtaaccatcctctagtTGTGTGGTCAAaggtttattagattcttcagggtcactagcgcgagAGTTctagagttggttttgtaaactggctttgtttgacaccgtaattaacggtcaaaatatcactattcaTTAGCACGCTAAAATCCTAGcgcgaaccaaacaaggccaagtGTTTCGACCTGGCTCTCTCTGCTCGGCTTGGCTCGAGTGATTGGTCTTGTTTGGATCACACTAGAATTCAGCGCGGACGtttcccgaaaaaagaatctcacatgcatggtgtactaaatgaagtctatttgcaaaactttttcgtggatgggtgtaacttttcgcgacgaatctaatggcggtaattaattgataatttgctgtagtgatgctacagtaatcatcctctaatcgcacggtcaaatgcctcattagattcttcagggtcactagcgcgtggttctgaagttggttttgtaaactgactttgtttgacaccataattaacGGTCAAAATATCAATATTCCTAATACGGGgagaaaccaaacaaggccattagCGCAGCGCGCATGCATTGCCTTTTTGCATCACGCTATAATTCTAGCGTGCATGTTTCCTgaaaaaagaatctcacatgcatagtatactaaatgaagtttatttgcaaaactttttcatagatgggtgtaacttttcgcgacgaatctaataacggtaattaattgatgatttgctactgtaatgctacagtaaccatcctataatcacgcggtcaaagggcTCATTAGATTAtttagggtcactagcgcggggttctgaagttggttttgtaaactggttttatttgacaccgtaattagtgaTTAAAATATCATTATTTAAGCACGGGGAGACACCAAACAAAGCCCATGTGCCTGGGTTTTAGGCGCCCAAACcaagggcgtgtttagttcccaaaaattttcacctcgaaatttgtgCCTCTCTTTTTAGACACGTGTATTGAGTAataaatgtagttaaacaacaaaactaattgcacagtttggatgtacatgcgAGATGAatattttgagcctaattagtacatgattagcccataagtgctacagtaatccacttgtgctaatgatgcggtcaaaaacctcaaaaaattcatcccgcggtttccaagtgagttttgaaattaattttttaattaatgtTCGAAAAGTTCTCCCAATATATGATCAAACTGttgatttgaaaaaaaaaattcgcaagGGTGGGCGTTTGGAAGTACTGGCGGTACGCGTCCCGTCAGAATCTAGAACAGTGCAGGGCTGCCCTTTCAGGCTTTCACTGGATTTACGCCGCAAAATTTTTTTCTAtgaaattttgctaatttgaagtattaaataaaatttatttacaaaactttttacacgaataggttgtaaatcgcgagataaatctaatgatgctaattaatttatgattaatccataattagtggatgaGTACTATAGCATCAtttttgcaaatcatggattaagtaggctcattatattcgtctcgcgatttacagtccatccatacaaaaaaatttataaatagatttcatttaatattCTATATATGTGTCAAAACATTTAATATGATGTTTTGTTTTGCGTTTACGAATTTACCTGTAAAATCTGGCCTTACCGCACGCAGACGCTGCCCGATCGAGAATCCATCGCCCAGACACGAACACGAGCAGCTCGCTCGCCATGTGATCCGCTACCGCTGTGACCAACTGGAATtcgaggcgcggcgcggtgttCTGACCCGACGGGTTTACCGCGGCGCGCGCAGTGTTGACCCCGATTATGACTGTGGATGCGGTAACTTACATcattttttttgagagagaacTTACACCATGTTTGGTTACCATGACTTATTTCAAGTTGTCTCCTTTAAATCGATTTACGTTTTATAAAATAAAAGTCCTATTTAGCCTATTTCCACCCGTACCCCCTATGCTAGGGGTACCAGACTAGCATTAATATAGGTACAATAATTTTTATTTCACAACAttaaagttttttttatcaCTACAACTAAACAGAAGGTGACTTAAATAAATCACCAATACTCTAAGTCAGGAGTAAGttatgggctgtgtttagttcctttGAAATTTACTGCAGCGCCAGGGAAAAAACATTGTAGCGCAatgtagcatttttcgtttatttgtggtagatattgtcctaccatgacctaactaggcttaaaagattcgtttcgcaacgtacatcaaaactatgcatttaatttttttatttacctacatttagtactccatgcatggatcatttgctacatttaatatttcgatgtgatggagatgtgatggagatgtgatgaaaATGATGTTTTTTGGAGGTTTTTGGTGGATCTAAAGGGGCCATGGTAATCAAACATGACCTTACTCAGATTGTGCACGCGATCCGTGGCGGGCTTGGCCTCAACTCACCCACATCCACAGCTGGTGCTAGAATTGTTAAAAGAATGGAGGTGCGTGGCTGCGTGTcagtaatttattttgtttgcAAGCCAGACGCGTAGTGCCCGGcagtggccctgtttggttcctgTACCAGGGAAAATTAGGAAATTTTGATCGCTAATTACGGTATCAAACAAAAccagtttataaaaccaactccaAAACCCCGTGTTAGAAACCCTGATGAATCTAATGGGACCTTTGACTTTGTAATTTGAGAATGATTACtttagcattactgtagccaattattattaattaccgtcattagatttatcGCGAAAAATTACGTCCATccttaaaaatattttataaatagattttatttaatactctatgcatttGAAATTCTTCGAACCAAACTCGACCAGTAACTGTCTTTGACAGCAGGCCATTCAGGGCCAGTGACACGGAACGCAGTGCCAAGTCCTTTCAGCAGCAGGCCCTGGACGGACAGTAGAGCAACCACCACCGGCAGTCAATGTTGCCTCTGCCACTCTCATCAgtcactgcgttcggcaggctggagctggaaaaTGAAACTGGAATGCTAtgagaggaaaacactgttacctggctggtggctggaggttGGAGCTGGAGCGACGTGAGAGGGAAATACTGTagcgctggagccaccagccgaaTGCAGTGAGTAAGACCGACTCCAACAACAACATTTTTTAAGGCAAATTGTGGTTTGCCCCGTGTGTACAGCGATTTGTGTTTCGTTCCCATTCCACCGGCTCCAACAGCCAACAAGCAATCGCATTTCTCTCTTCCGCCCCCCATCTCCTTTGAGCCTCGCGCTCGCACCGCCTCCTCCGGGCACAGCCAGCGGCGAGCGGCAGCACGGCGGCCTGCTCCCTCTGCCAGCAACTCGGAGCAGCACCCGGGGTCCGGGCCCCACAAGCACCAGCGCGAGGGCCAGAGCGACGTGGACcaccgggaggaggaggacgacgacgacgaggagccgGTGTCCGATTCCAGCCCGGAGGAGTAGCTAGCGCGCGGGACAGGCGGCGCGGGCTGCTTCTCCCTCCGCCGGtgctgccccgcgccgccgcaggagctccgcccgCCTTCGGATCgacgcgccgccaccccgcctcTGCTCCTCCGTCGGCCTGGAGAGGAGCCCCCGGCCAGCGCGCGGGAAGCTCGATCCGCCGGCCAGCGCGCGGGAGAGGCGGCCCGGGcttgaaaggatcttaagatgtctaaaggggggtgaataggcaatctgcaatttaaaacacttaacaaaagtGGTCAGACACAGActatcccggatactccgggtttggtggtccggagtatccggagctatatccggagtctccgggtttgaaCAACCTGAAACGAAACTGCAAGTATCTCTgtaagaaaagtagatcgagctagataatgagtaccaggggttccttaaggttgatatccaacaaatgaagttcactagaaactcgtgagtgagtagatcgagctcaaaccctagaaaagaattctcacaagcaaatgacaacgaaatcaagtaaactaagacaaggagacaaggatttatttcccgaagttcacacctgaaggtgctacgtctccgttgaggaaagattcaagagacggtgctcaagaacccctatgctcctctcccaagggcgagatcacctctcaagcccaaggttacttactatggattcctcggcgaggaatgcagattacaaacttcttgtgcagctcacaatcttggttgagcaatcacaagcacgcctagccgtctaggagcacaaggatccaagagtaacaaacttgaatccgcgggcttgaccaaaaccaagtgctcaagagatggaaataaggctcactagcactaatccttgctcttacttgcttctcactcaaatccctcaagggaatcactcaagaatggatAAGGGAGAGTGAAGGAGCTCTTTTTTGCTTAAGTTTGAGTTTTGTTCGTCCAAAATGGCAAGAGAGAGGGCTGAAGGGGTAtagagggggtatttatagtcttcagcccaaaaatagccgttgggcgaaagggtacccAGAGATTCCGagtatatgcccggagactccgggcaaccctgATTTTTCAGCCCGGAAACtgcacccggacactccgagcaatgggtccggagtatccggccctatactcggagtatccgggtaagaCAGGGATAAACTTTCAGTTTATGGTTCTTTTGAtttgttttgtggctcacaaaagtttgtataggttctcttgagcacaagatctaaatcgaaacccttgaaccaagtccctcttgatagtacggcgttcctatactcaaatttcaaattcaaaaactaatttcttgagtaaacttgaactccgctttttcatttcctttttgagggtcgtatatcgtcacttgattcacctatatatgttcaccacctgcacacatgctcaattacacgattaaatgcacatgtgttttgtcattaaccaccaaaaacccacttaggggcctagatcactttcagggctgctcctcccttcGCCGGCGTGGAGGCCGGGTACGCCGCGCCGCTTCGGCCACTCCCCGCCCGGTGTACCGGCGTCCGGCTCCCTTCAGGCTGCCAGTCCCCGTTCCGGCCGCTCCCCGCCCTCGCTCGGCGTTCGGCTCCGGCGCCCGCGTCCTGGTATCCGGCCCCCGCCCCGCGTCCGGCTCCCGCCGAGCCAGGCTGCCACCGATGGCAGCGCTTCTCGTCTCTGATGGCCCCGCGTCGCGCCACCTGGGTGCGGCCGTGCGTGAGCTCTGCGGCGCAGGCAAATGCGTCGGAGCAGAGATGGAGCGTATTTTTCCATCGCCTCTCTCTTTTGATGCATTTTGCGTCTCTCGTTTGCCTATGTTGTTGGAGATGGATGCTTGCGCTACAGTAGCCGATTGGAAAGACAAAAAGTGTTTGCTTGCCCTTGTTGGACTCAGTctaacaaatatttttttttgcctttgtttagttgcatccaaaattccaaaactttataagatttccatcacatcgaatctttacatcgaatctttgaacgcatgcatgaaatattaaatgtagctaaacaaaataattaattacatagtttgtctgtaatttgcgagacaaatcttttgagcctagttaacctatgatcggataataattaccaaatacaaacaaaagtgctacagtgtcaaaATTATAAaagtttttgcaactaaacaaggactTATTACCGGCAGTTCAGTCATCAATCAACACCATTCACCATTCATCGTTCACTCCTTCCCCAATCTCTAGCCTCTCGTCGTATCGTTCGTAACCATCATCATTCACCAGAGAGTTCtgtttaattcaaaaaaaaatcagaggtACAAacatttgatcactaattaggagtattaaatatagataactGACAAAATTCATTCCATAACCTCGgtgaaatcgcgagatgaatctaatgaacatAATTATGCAATGACTAGACAATGTCATCTGAAATTTGCCTACaatattttgggaactaaacgcgatTGCCATGGTCATGGTCCCTCCTGCACCGGAGACCACCCGACTGAAACGTCTTCCGTTTTGCAGTTGATGGGAGCCGTGAGCGACCCAAGAGCAGCCGTTCCTTCCTGCTGCTCGGCTGCGTGCCGTGCTGCCCTGAAATCCTGAAACGGGCGGGGGAACGCGGCCGTAGACCCGTGGCAGTTGTCGTACTTTGCCGCTGCCCCggtgctcccttctccctccaAGCACACGTTGGTTGCATCTTTCTTTGGGCCTTCACTGTTTCGTCCGTCCCAGCTGCAACCATCGGGCAGCGCCTGCTCAGCAGTAAACGCACCCTTCCCGCAGCGCTTCCACGTGCCCGGGGTCACgctcccgcgcgcgcgcgcacgccggtcctcctcctcccctcggcGGTCGCcactcgcctcgcctcgccgcgctcgcccaCCATTTTCTTTTACCTCACCACGCCACGCCCCACGCCACCTCGCTCCAGGCGCCTGCGCGCTCCGCTCCCGCCCATAGTTTTTTTCGCCCCTCCTCTAGTCTCTGGTTTCTGCTCTCCCGCTCGCGGCGTCGTGGGTGGCGAGGGcaatgccggcgccggcggtggagtAGGGGCGCTGCCGGAGAGGGATGGGGTGCCGGAGCTCGCGGCTGGACGCGGCCGAGGTgtccccggcggccgcgcacTGCCGGGAGCGCCGGGACCTGCTGCGCGCCGCGGCGGACCACCGCGCGCGCCTcgcggccgcgcacgccgcctaCTTTTGCGCGCTCCCGCGCGTCGCCGACGCGCTCGCGCGGTTCGCGagccaccaccacgccgccacgccgccggggtCGCCCGTGctcacgctgccgccgccatcggACCGCGGCGGCCACGACGACGACCAGCCCAAGAAGCAGCGGAGCGCCTCCGCGTCCGGCTCCGCCACCCCGCACACCTGCTCCGGCCACTCCCACATCCACTTCCACTCCGACGACACCTCGGACTCCAATCCCGACGCGGCCTCCCCggacccctgcgccgcccccgggggctgcggcggcggcggcgccggacacGGCGAGATCCCGCAGCCGGCGCCTGTCATTCGCCCTGGCGCTCCCCTGccgggccacggcgagggcgagCCCCAAGAACGCCAAATCCATCAGCCAGGACCGGCCGTGCCGGAGATGCCGTGGGAGTATGCTTCCTACAACCCTTACCCTTCGTTCCCAAACTCCGCGTTCCAAAATGCCACATTTCCGGGCTACTACTACATGAAGGCCAGCTCGACGCCGGCGAACACGGTGTACCAAGAACCGTACGGCTACGGTAACTTCGCCGCCAGTTCATCCTACATGGCGTACAACTACGAGTacaacaaccccatgtacggcGTCCCATTGCCGCCGGAGGGGGGTCGGCCGGTGGAGGATCGTGGCAGGGAGCCGGAGcctccggcgccaccgccgccgatgCCAATGCAGGAAACATCACCGTGGGACTTCTTTAACCCGTTCGATTCGTACGAGCAGGAGCTTCCGCAGTATAAGGCGAAAGGGTACGACTCCAATGGGTCGTTCACGAGCAGCCCCAACTCGAGCGAGGTGAGGGCAAGGGAGGGGATcccggagctcgaggaggagacGGAGATGGAGTCGATGAGGGAGTCTGTGAAGGCGAGGAAGGCGGTAGAGAGCACAGCGTCCAACCGGATTGACAATGTGGATGTCAGTGCCAAGGTGAAGGTGTCCATGGAGCACAAGGAGGTTGAGATTGAGAGTGTGAATAGTGCTTCTGTACTTGAGTCAGGGGAGGAGAGTGTGTGCAGTTGTGATTGTGACCATGCCAATGCTAGAACAGGAGGGCCCGTGCCACCAGGTGCTGATCAAGGGAAGGTGAAGAAGCTGAGCTCGGAGGATCACTCATCCATAGTAGTCGGTGAGGATGTACGGCCACCGGACAACATTGGGACAAGAGATGTTGCTGAGGTTGTTCAGGAGATAAAGGAACAGTTCAACTCAGTGGCTGCCTGTGGAGAGGATGTGGCAAGGATCCTTGAGGTGGGGAGGATGCCGTATAGATCAAGGAATAAAGTCTTAAGATGTAAGTATCATCGTTTTTTTATTGACTATTGTGTGCTTGTTCAGTTGCCGTAAGACTGCTTCAAACTCAAATCAACTTTGTTTGTATCAGTAAATTACTAAACCAATTGCAAGAATGATATTTGACTATTTGAAAGGTACTGTGTACCTGGTTTCTTATTGTTATACCAATCTCCGGGCATGAATTCGTCTCCAACCTTCTGTTTTCCATAGATAGTTGTGACTCGGTTAAATAATTTGTTCCTTACTCTTGGTGCAGTGATAT containing:
- the LOC120665416 gene encoding protein ROLLING AND ERECT LEAF 2-like, with amino-acid sequence MGCRSSRLDAAEVSPAAAHCRERRDLLRAAADHRARLAAAHAAYFCALPRVADALARFASHHHAATPPGSPVLTLPPPSDRGGHDDDQPKKQRSASASGSATPHTCSGHSHIHFHSDDTSDSNPDAASPDPCAAPGGCGGGGAGHGEIPQPAPVIRPGAPLPGHGEGEPQERQIHQPGPAVPEMPWEYASYNPYPSFPNSAFQNATFPGYYYMKASSTPANTVYQEPYGYGNFAASSSYMAYNYEYNNPMYGVPLPPEGGRPVEDRGREPEPPAPPPPMPMQETSPWDFFNPFDSYEQELPQYKAKGYDSNGSFTSSPNSSEVRAREGIPELEEETEMESMRESVKARKAVESTASNRIDNVDVSAKVKVSMEHKEVEIESVNSASVLESGEESVCSCDCDHANARTGGPVPPGADQGKVKKLSSEDHSSIVVGEDVRPPDNIGTRDVAEVVQEIKEQFNSVAACGEDVARILEVGRMPYRSRNKVLRLIFSRMMGTFALLFSPLSEPPVKNLEQSAMNSSKRSQNSSKRFDFSSDVELNTLSATMDRLYVWEKRLHKEIMEEERLRITYDKEWKRLKELDATGAEPYKIDTTRASIRTLLTRINISIRSAKVISRRIHILRDDELHPHLVTLIQGLVRMWKFILECHRKQFHTILETKSHILIPKNGPERSSSKVTLELEMELLNWCSCFRNWILSQKAYIETLNGWLVKWLPQEKEETPDGIAPFSPGRLGAPAVFITANDWCQAMKRIPEGSVIDTMEAFAVNVHVLWERQDEEQQQKLKADYLSRDFAKRLKSLQKEHGLQGQFEADKIVLPIADNGRAVDNRMVALDTLHKRLDEQRARHEETVKQTREASAADLKSGLAPIFEALESFTQETLRSYENVRITVGSD